A single window of Malus sylvestris chromosome 5, drMalSylv7.2, whole genome shotgun sequence DNA harbors:
- the LOC126621184 gene encoding uncharacterized protein LOC126621184 codes for MKYNEISHFSHPQHKLKFEYSEIPFKCDGCKEVGIGSRYKCATCDFDLHMHCAIPTPSIFHPFYTKCSFQFLSRSPGDNPRFCNACEKDITGFVYHCKSCGFDLHPCCAKLPMVLDDGEVKLYLYRKVSSSCHRCGRKGRSWSYRSKCKKYNLHVACVKEMLVETWHEFLGSHGNKSTSSRKLEMTRIPSLKNTLQNHHRRSKGKVKKCCEMAGLAVQFVISAVLGDPTTLIAGVIGNFMSRA; via the coding sequence ATGAAATACAATGAGATATCTCACTTCAGCCACCCCCAACACAAGCTCAAGTTTGAGTACTCAGAAATCCCGTTCAAGTGTGATGGTTGCAAGGAGGTCGGCATAGGCTCGCGCTACAAGTGCGCGACGTGTGACTTCGACCTCCATATGCACTGTGCCATACCTACCCCTTCCATCTTCCACCCTTTCTATACCAAGTGCTCCTTCCAGTTCCTCTCGAGGTCACCCGGGGATAACCCTCGCTTTTGCAATGCGTGTGAGAAGGATATAACCGGATTCGTGTACCATTGCAAGTCATGTGGGTTCGACCTTCACCCATGTTGCGCAAAGCTTCCCATGGTGCTGGACGACGGGGAGGTCAAGCTCTATCTGTATCGAAAAGTGAGTAGCTCTTGCCATAGGTGCGGGCGTAAAGGACGGAGTTGGAGCTATAGGTCAAAATGCAAGAAATATAATTTGCATGTGGCGTGTGTGAAGGAAATGCTTGTGGAAACTTGGCATGAGTTTTTGGGGTCGCATGGGAATAAAAGTACTAGCAGTAGAAAATTGGAGATGACTAGAATTCCTAGTCTTAAGAATACACTTCAGAATCATCACCGTAGGAGCAAAGGTAAGGTGAAGAAGTGTTGTGAGATGGCTGGATTGGCTGTGCAATTTGTCATATCAGCAGTGTTAGGCGATCCAACGACTCTGATCGCTGGGGTTATTGGGAATTTCATGTCACGAGCTTGA